The nucleotide window TTCCCTAATCACCTCTTGGGGAGTCATGGAGTGTAGTACTTTTTCCAACTGTTGATAACCCCCCACTGCTATGTATTCGTCTATTTCTTCTGGGTTGATTTTGCCGCAGTTTTCCAGTACTATGGGCATCTGATAGGCAAAGAAGGGGTGGTCATAACTGCCGGCAGGTGCTGTGGGGGTGACAGAATCGTCCTTGATGCTGGCCACCAAAGAGGGAGCATCTTCTGGTCTTACTCTTTCATAGAGTTTGCCCTGAATATCTACCAGACAACCCCGCCCACAGAGACGCATACACCCCACCGGGCATACTTCTACTTCTTCTGTTAGTCCCTGGGCTGATACTTCTCGTTGTAGAGCCTCGGCTACGGCTAGGGAGCCACAGGATTGACAACCGGCGGCGTGACAGTAGCGAATCCTAATAGGTTTACGTTGTGCCAGGTATTCGGCGGCGATTCTTTGTAGTTCAGAAAACTCCATAGTCTACTCCTGTAGCCAATTTTGAACCTGGGTACGAACACTTTCCGGCGTTTGTTTGCCACAAACCTTGCCGTCGAAGATAGCGGCTGGGGCTAACCCACAGGCGCCAATACAGCGGGCAGTCATTAGGGATACCTTGCCGTCTGGGGTAGTTTCACCGGGGTGGAGATTGAAATTTTCTGCCAATTCTTCTAAAAGACGAGGGGAGTCTTTCACGTAACAAGCGGTGCCCAGACAGATAACGCAAGAGTGAGCCCCTGCTGGCTTTAGGGAGAAGAGGTGGTAGAAGGTTGCAACGCCGAATACTTCACTAGGTGGGAGTTTCAGCTGTCTTGCGACATACAGCAGCACATCATCTTCCAGATAGCCGAAGGTGGACTGTGCTTTGTGTAGCACTTCGATTAGCGCATCCTGTCTACAGTGGTTTTTTTTGATAACCACATCCAGGATTTTAAAACGTTTATCCTTCTCCTGTTGTTGGGGAGTGGGTCTTTCTAGGGTTTTAGTAGCCATTATTTTCCTTTCCCGAGCCTAATTATCCGGAAATTGGGTAACTTCAGGCCTTTCTACCTTAAATGTAGCACGGGTTTTTGGGATGGTTTCATTCTCTTGTACTTCCTACAAGATTCTTAACTATTCCCCCGTTTGCCCAGAATCTCCTTTCCCAGTTGCGCGTACTTTTGCCAGCCTTTTTTTGCCCCCTCGTCGCTGTAGTCTTTTACAGTTTTGCCATGTTGTGCCGCCCTCTCAAAGGCTACTAGTAAAGGTATTTCCGTTTTAAAAAGTGGTATTTTATTTTCTTCCAAGAAGTATCTGGCTGTCTTGCTGCTTACTGTCCTGTAGTCTACTTTTGTCAAGAGAACCTTATATTTATTTACACTAACTTGGTGTTTCCTTAATATTTCTACGGCTTTAATAGTGGCATCCAAGTCCAGGTGGTTGGGGGTGGTGGGGATAATCATTAAATCGTTACTCTTGGCCAAATCTACAAACTCTTCCTCCTCCGGTCCTCCCCTCATGTCAATGATAACATGGGTATAACGGGCTATTATGGCCACTGCTCCGGCCTGGGAAGCCACCATAAATGGCAATTTGTCCTCCTTTGCCCAAACCAAGGCCGAGCGATTCCTGTCTGCATCTATCAACAGTGTCGGTTTATCCTGTTGGAAATAGGCTGCTAGGTGAATGGCAGTGGTGGTCTTCCCCACCCCCCCCTTCAAGGAGGCTACTGCTAGGTGCATAATCTTTCTCTCTCCACATTCCATGTTACCAAAAAGGTCTTTGTCCTACGTTAATATTTTTCGCTTCCCTTGACAATCTCCCTTCCTTTACAATGGAATTGTGAAGTTTTGTAACGGTTTGTAACGTTTTAAAAATTAAGATTTAGGGTTCAAAACCAGTATGCCTTCAAGCCCTTATATTCATCTGGTATTTTTGTTCTTCTCAAGCCTTTTCTTCTGGATTGG belongs to Geminocystis sp. M7585_C2015_104 and includes:
- the hoxE gene encoding bidirectional hydrogenase complex protein HoxE, whose product is MATKTLERPTPQQQEKDKRFKILDVVIKKNHCRQDALIEVLHKAQSTFGYLEDDVLLYVARQLKLPPSEVFGVATFYHLFSLKPAGAHSCVICLGTACYVKDSPRLLEELAENFNLHPGETTPDGKVSLMTARCIGACGLAPAAIFDGKVCGKQTPESVRTQVQNWLQE
- a CDS encoding ParA family protein yields the protein MHLAVASLKGGVGKTTTAIHLAAYFQQDKPTLLIDADRNRSALVWAKEDKLPFMVASQAGAVAIIARYTHVIIDMRGGPEEEEFVDLAKSNDLMIIPTTPNHLDLDATIKAVEILRKHQVSVNKYKVLLTKVDYRTVSSKTARYFLEENKIPLFKTEIPLLVAFERAAQHGKTVKDYSDEGAKKGWQKYAQLGKEILGKRGNS